From the genome of Desulfobacterales bacterium, one region includes:
- a CDS encoding GGDEF domain-containing protein: protein MIRYKFYNLFFFVLLNISIAHASPSSNCLTDGYWLIISSIIFILLTSFIILLITKIRKLQKQLSEEKEFNQKIAKSEDKFRTIVIDAVEGIFQSSVNGIFKFANQTMAKILGHDTPDELITNVTDIGKQIYIDSAQRNELFARIQKHGKVFGFETQWYKKDNTVIWISLNARAINNAAGEIEYIEGFVKDISQSKRSEISLKKQKEHLEELARDRAVELIKTNKKLTNTISKLELQQMEILKINKLGILLQACSSIKETYNVVINTCRQFFPSYSGYLSIFDSSQQTLVIVASWGKNLRVGMAFEHNQCWSIRLNSMYIVQDPEVESLCSHPNVYQNYSCICAPMITQGEILGMLHLCMGEKIKTQAEKENAIDSAKFLLESILERFIPCLTNIRLRESLKIQSIKDPLTGLYNRRYMEETLNREMHRIQRKNTCLGIIMIDVDHFKQFNDNYGHEVGDSVLRDLGAFLQHITRKGDIACRYGGEEFTIIMPESNLDTTYKRAEELRRGAKEDLKIIHHGKVYRITISVGVAINPDHGITAEDILKAADNALYQAKQEGRNRVVTASPI from the coding sequence ATGATTCGTTATAAATTTTATAATTTATTCTTTTTTGTTCTGCTAAATATATCAATAGCTCATGCAAGTCCATCATCAAATTGTTTAACAGATGGCTACTGGCTTATAATATCTTCAATTATATTTATTTTACTTACATCATTTATAATATTGCTGATAACTAAAATTAGAAAATTACAAAAGCAATTAAGTGAAGAAAAGGAATTTAATCAAAAAATTGCAAAGAGTGAAGATAAATTTAGAACAATAGTTATAGATGCTGTAGAAGGTATATTTCAAAGCAGTGTAAATGGAATTTTTAAGTTTGCTAATCAAACCATGGCAAAGATATTAGGGCATGACACCCCAGATGAATTAATAACAAATGTGACAGACATAGGAAAGCAAATATACATTGATTCTGCTCAAAGAAACGAGCTTTTTGCAAGAATTCAAAAGCATGGTAAAGTTTTTGGATTTGAAACCCAATGGTATAAAAAAGATAACACCGTAATATGGATTTCATTAAATGCTCGAGCTATAAACAATGCTGCTGGAGAAATAGAATATATAGAAGGTTTTGTAAAAGATATTAGTCAAAGTAAAAGATCTGAAATTTCTTTAAAAAAACAAAAAGAACATCTTGAAGAATTAGCAAGGGATAGGGCGGTTGAGTTAATAAAAACAAATAAAAAACTTACTAATACTATTTCAAAATTAGAACTTCAGCAAATGGAAATTTTAAAAATTAATAAATTAGGGATTCTTTTGCAAGCTTGTTCTTCTATTAAAGAAACCTACAATGTTGTTATCAATACATGCCGTCAATTTTTTCCTTCTTATTCTGGGTATTTATCTATCTTTGATAGCTCTCAACAAACATTGGTTATAGTTGCTTCATGGGGTAAAAATTTAAGGGTAGGTATGGCATTTGAACACAATCAATGCTGGTCTATTCGTTTAAATTCAATGTATATCGTTCAGGACCCTGAAGTTGAGTCTTTATGCTCACACCCTAACGTTTACCAAAATTATTCCTGTATCTGTGCTCCTATGATAACCCAAGGAGAAATTCTTGGTATGCTTCATTTATGTATGGGAGAAAAAATTAAAACTCAGGCTGAAAAAGAAAATGCTATTGATTCTGCTAAATTTTTACTTGAAAGCATATTAGAACGTTTCATTCCTTGTCTTACTAACATAAGGTTGCGAGAATCTCTTAAAATTCAATCCATAAAAGATCCATTGACAGGTTTATACAACCGTAGATATATGGAAGAAACTCTAAATCGTGAAATGCACAGGATTCAAAGAAAAAATACATGTCTTGGGATAATAATGATAGATGTTGACCATTTTAAGCAGTTCAATGATAATTATGGGCATGAAGTTGGCGATAGTGTTTTAAGGGATTTAGGCGCATTTCTTCAGCATATTACTCGCAAAGGTGACATTGCATGCAGATATGGTGGCGAAGAATTTACTATAATTATGCCTGAATCAAACTTAGATACTACATATAAGCGCGCTGAAGAATTAAGACGAGGGGCAAAAGAAGATT
- a CDS encoding sigma 54-interacting transcriptional regulator produces MQKKSFGSIEKNNRPHDIKYGEAFYEDLIDSLFEGVSIIQDGIIIFANQSFLNLFGYKSVNEVVNKHIKELISSEDIESLDKFFSQLLIDKTSPYIFKGRFINNKGKKIWAEIHGNFFLYDNKPAGLISLQDITTTMQKENEVKQEHEELLHENINLRTSIKERFKFRNIIGKSSAMQEVYEQIMMASMNDANVLIVGESGTGKDLVAKAIHDMSARANKDFVPINSGAIPETLIESEFFGHVKGAFTGAIIDKHGLFYSANNGTLFLDEVGEICLNMQVKLLRAIETGEYMSIGDTKTKKANVRIIAATNRNLRELVKKGAMREDFYYRLVVIPITLPPLRDRKEDIPLLVDHFLSIYDKGKKHIMSPKIMDSLLHYNWPGNVRELHSVIQRYIAVGKVELFEQVEDKQDLQHQDQNNEIKDLKTAINDFEKQYITKILEINRWHKGKTASVLEIDAKTLYIKSKKLGII; encoded by the coding sequence ATGCAAAAAAAATCTTTTGGTAGCATCGAAAAAAATAATCGACCCCATGATATTAAATATGGAGAAGCCTTTTATGAAGACTTAATTGATTCTTTATTTGAAGGGGTTTCTATAATTCAAGATGGTATCATAATTTTTGCGAACCAATCTTTTTTAAATCTTTTTGGATATAAATCTGTGAATGAAGTTGTCAATAAGCATATTAAAGAATTGATAAGCTCAGAAGATATTGAAAGCTTAGATAAATTTTTTAGCCAGCTTTTAATTGATAAAACCTCTCCATATATATTTAAAGGTAGATTTATAAATAATAAAGGGAAAAAAATTTGGGCCGAAATACATGGTAATTTTTTTCTTTATGATAATAAGCCGGCCGGACTAATTTCGCTGCAAGATATAACTACTACCATGCAGAAAGAAAATGAGGTTAAACAAGAACACGAAGAGCTTTTACATGAAAACATTAACTTAAGAACATCAATAAAAGAAAGATTTAAATTTAGAAATATTATTGGTAAAAGCTCAGCTATGCAAGAAGTTTATGAACAAATAATGATGGCGTCAATGAATGATGCCAATGTTCTTATAGTGGGAGAATCTGGCACTGGTAAAGATTTAGTAGCAAAAGCTATACACGATATGAGCGCAAGAGCAAACAAAGATTTTGTGCCTATAAATAGTGGGGCAATCCCTGAAACTTTAATAGAAAGTGAATTTTTTGGTCATGTAAAAGGTGCTTTTACAGGCGCAATTATTGATAAACATGGTTTATTTTACAGCGCAAACAATGGAACTCTTTTTTTAGATGAAGTTGGGGAAATATGTTTAAATATGCAAGTCAAACTTCTAAGAGCCATTGAAACAGGCGAATACATGTCAATTGGAGACACTAAAACTAAAAAAGCTAATGTTCGAATAATAGCTGCAACAAATCGTAATCTACGTGAATTGGTAAAAAAAGGAGCTATGAGAGAAGACTTTTATTATAGACTTGTAGTTATTCCAATAACACTTCCTCCTTTAAGGGACAGAAAAGAAGATATTCCTTTGTTAGTAGATCATTTTTTAAGCATCTATGATAAAGGTAAAAAACATATAATGAGTCCTAAAATTATGGATTCCCTTTTACATTACAATTGGCCTGGAAATGTTAGGGAGCTACATAGTGTTATACAAAGATATATAGCGGTTGGAAAGGTAGAACTGTTCGAACAAGTAGAAGATAAACAAGATCTTCAACATCAAGACCAAAATAATGAAATAAAAGATTTAAAAACAGCTATAAATGATTTTGAAAAGCAATACATAACAAAAATATTAGAAATTAATCGTTGGCATAAAGGTAAAACTGCTTCAGTACTCGAAATTGATGCTAAAACTCTTTACATTAAATCAAAAAAATTAGGAATAATTTGA
- a CDS encoding response regulator gives MDIIVVEDDTSFLKYIVSLISSFGYSVDKAETGKVALKKIKKKKFDLALLDIFLPDTMAHNLIPKIKEMHPSIKIVTMTGDNTEELERDIRKLGIIYYMAKPFPVEHLKNILDHISQSL, from the coding sequence ATGGATATTATAGTTGTAGAAGATGATACATCTTTTCTTAAGTACATTGTAAGTTTGATTTCATCCTTTGGTTATTCGGTAGATAAAGCAGAGACAGGAAAAGTAGCTTTAAAAAAAATTAAGAAAAAAAAATTTGATTTAGCTCTTCTTGATATATTTTTGCCTGACACAATGGCTCATAACCTTATTCCTAAAATAAAAGAAATGCACCCATCAATAAAAATAGTTACAATGACTGGTGATAATACGGAAGAATTAGAAAGAGATATAAGAAAATTAGGAATTATATATTACATGGCAAAACCATTCCCAGTAGAACATCTTAAAAATATCTTAGATCATATATCCCAAAGTTTGTAA
- a CDS encoding Gfo/Idh/MocA family oxidoreductase has product MSEIPSIAVVGSGYWGKNLIRNYYNLGSLKLICDKDEELLAKFKESYKDIETCISLSDVLSRDEIKGIVIATPAETHYTIANEAILSGKHVFVEKPLVINEQEGIDLINLAAKNKRILMVGHLLQYHPVFIQLKKLVDSGELGRINYIYSHRLNLGKIRREENILWSFAPHDISMILSLAGELPENVIAHGGNYLNKKIADVTVTHMEFASGLQAHIFVSWLHPFKEQKLVVVGDKKMAVFDDTLSWGDKLQIYAHEIKWEKNLPVPSKAEPEKIMVEQDEPLKLECKHFLDCIKNGTKPITDGAEGLNVLRVLNASQSSLDSEGKKFIQTKPSNIKSNIKEKIYFAHDTSIIDEGCEIGEGTKIWHFSHILSGSNIGKNCNIGQNVVIGPDITIGNGCKIQNNVSIYKGITLEDYVFCGPSMVFTNIYNPRAEIRKMDQVRPTVVKKGATIGANSTIICGITLGAYCFIGAGATVNKNVLSHALMVGNPAKQIGWACECGERLSDDLKCISCEKSFEKTEYGLILLP; this is encoded by the coding sequence ATGTCAGAAATTCCATCAATCGCAGTAGTTGGATCTGGGTACTGGGGTAAAAATCTTATCCGCAATTATTATAATTTGGGGTCCCTTAAATTAATTTGTGATAAAGACGAAGAATTACTTGCAAAATTTAAAGAATCCTACAAAGATATTGAAACCTGCATTAGTCTTTCCGATGTTCTTTCAAGGGATGAGATTAAAGGAATAGTGATAGCAACTCCTGCAGAAACTCATTATACTATAGCAAACGAAGCGATATTATCAGGAAAGCACGTTTTTGTAGAAAAGCCTCTTGTTATTAATGAACAGGAAGGGATTGATTTAATCAATTTAGCAGCTAAAAATAAGCGAATACTTATGGTTGGACATTTGCTTCAGTATCATCCTGTTTTTATACAGTTAAAAAAATTAGTTGATTCAGGAGAACTTGGACGCATTAATTATATTTATTCCCATCGTTTAAATTTAGGCAAAATTCGTAGAGAAGAGAATATTTTATGGTCATTTGCTCCCCATGATATTTCAATGATACTTTCATTAGCTGGAGAGCTTCCTGAAAATGTTATAGCTCACGGAGGAAATTATTTGAATAAAAAAATTGCGGACGTTACTGTAACACACATGGAATTTGCTTCTGGATTACAGGCTCATATTTTTGTTTCATGGCTTCATCCTTTTAAGGAACAAAAATTAGTAGTTGTTGGTGATAAAAAAATGGCTGTTTTTGATGATACTCTTTCTTGGGGAGATAAACTTCAAATATATGCCCATGAGATAAAATGGGAAAAAAATCTTCCGGTTCCATCTAAAGCTGAACCTGAAAAGATTATGGTAGAGCAGGATGAACCTTTAAAATTAGAATGTAAACATTTTTTGGATTGCATAAAAAATGGAACAAAGCCTATAACTGATGGAGCAGAAGGGTTAAATGTACTTAGAGTTTTAAATGCTTCCCAAAGCTCCCTTGATAGTGAGGGGAAAAAATTTATTCAGACAAAGCCGTCTAATATTAAATCTAATATTAAAGAAAAAATTTATTTCGCCCATGATACTTCTATTATTGATGAAGGCTGTGAAATAGGGGAAGGCACTAAAATTTGGCATTTTTCACATATTTTAAGTGGTTCCAATATAGGTAAAAACTGTAATATAGGACAGAACGTTGTTATTGGGCCAGATATTACAATTGGAAATGGATGTAAAATACAAAATAATGTTTCTATATATAAAGGAATAACATTGGAAGATTATGTTTTTTGCGGGCCTTCTATGGTTTTTACTAACATATATAATCCAAGGGCGGAAATACGTAAGATGGATCAGGTTAGGCCTACAGTTGTAAAAAAAGGGGCCACAATAGGAGCTAATTCAACAATAATATGTGGGATAACATTAGGAGCATATTGTTTTATTGGAGCTGGGGCTACAGTAAATAAAAATGTTTTAAGCCATGCATTAATGGTCGGAAATCCAGCAAAACAAATAGGATGGGCTTGTGAATGTGGAGAGCGACTATCAGACGATTTAAAATGTATTTCTTGCGAAAAAAGTTTTGAAAAAACAGAGTATGGACTGATACTTTTGCCTTAA